aaaaatgaggaataaattttacataaaactaaaaTGACAAGACCCTTTGCTGTTTTGGAGAGAATAGGCGTGGAAACCAAGAGGAgatgagagaaaagagagaggagaagaaaaaaaaaaagagcaaacaCGTGCTAAACCACCACGATGGCGTCGCCATGACGCTTCTATCTCCACCAATGATTGTGACAATTAGACATTGGAGTAAGTCACACACGTCACCCAAGCACAATGACTTCCTTCACACGTTAGTGCTTGCAATGCACATGTCATCCTCTCTGCCACTTCTTGTTGATCTCAATCCCTGTAATTCTTATCGATTTTAAATTTAGTCCATCATGCCGTGATTGTTttagatcaataaaattaaactttattttgcaaaaccaaGCATCAAACACTCATAAGAATTTCCTCGACATCACGAGATTCCCATTTCTAGGCAACAAAAAGAATTGCCAAGTCCAATtgcaaataaattcaattttaaaggatcgaattgaaaaacaaattgagtaacaaaaaaaaggattgatttTTCTCCTACCTACGCAATTCAACCCCCAATTCCTTAAAGAAAAAGGggctaaatatttatttattgttcaaaTTCGGTCCCAACATCTTTAATtgtttcaaatcaataaaaaaatcatttaattttatcaaaccaAACATCAACTGTGCGACAAATTTCTTTCGCGATATCTCATAAGTCAGgctaacaaaacaaatcattaaacccaattctaaataaacacaattttaaaagaaaaaattaaaggataaaaaaagaagaagaagaaaatattatgaattactATTAACTATAAACTAAGAGGCAATAATTTTTTACCATGGATTGCATAGTGCAATCCACAAGAAAAGGCAGATGCCATttagttataggtttttttttctttgttttttctttttaattattttctttgtttaatttagttcgttaatattaaaaaaatttctattaagttatcatACTCTTATGACatgaatctcaggtttgacgggttaacctggtttggcgggttaacccagttgattcagatttttttctttttcttaattagttttttttcttccgatagttttttttctttataattaatctttttaaatttagttcattaatattaaatttttttctatttagttatcacactctcatggcACAAATTCTAGgcttgacgagttaacccaatttattcatatttttttttatttttcttcattagtttttatcttccaatttcatcttttaatattgttacTATAACTAAAAGAGGTCAACATTTCACTGTGAATTGCATTATGCAAATCCGTAGTGAACGGTAGAtgccttttagttttaattttttttctgtttaattaatcttctttttttaatttagtttgttaatattaaatttttttctatttagttatcacactcttaTGACatgaatctcaggtttgacgggttaacttggtttggcgggttaacccaattaattaagattttttttctttttcttaattagttttttctttcaatttcatcttctaatatcgatttgattgagcattaaacttaaacattattttgttttgtttattttcattagATTATTGCGATCTCATAAGGGGATTTTATTGTATCCTTCCTCGCAAAGCACTATTCATTAGAATAgtgctttgctttgttttttttctttgttttttccttttcaattaatctttttttttgtttaatttcatttttaatattaatttttttttctatttagttatcacactttcatgacacgactTTACAACTAAACCCACATCTAAGACTCTTAGGCCTGGCGTTGCAGCTAAACTCACTTAAACTttggtcatgcaagtttaatattattattaatattaaaaatattattatttttattataatgaatattgctaatataataattaataaattggaaaaaaatattattagttatagtttttttttgcttttttttctttttaattaatctttttttgtttaatttagttcgttaatattaaattttttatatttagttatcacgctctcatgacacgaatcgcaggtttgacgagttaacttagtttggcgggttaacccagttgattcagattttttttttctaagtattttttttcttctaatttcatcttttaatatcaatttgattgagaattaaactttatgatttattttgttactTTTCTTTAGATTATTGTGATCTCCTACGGGGATTTTACTGTATCCCTCCTCGCAAAACACTATTAATTGGAATAGTGCTTTGctttgttgtatttttctttgttttttccttttcaattaatatttttttgtttaattttattatataatattaaattttttattttgttatcataCTTTCTTGACACGGCCTTGTAGCTAGACtcacatccaaggctcttgtACATTATTCATTGGAATGGTGTTTCGctttgttgtatttttctttgttttttccttttcaatgaatctttttttttgtttaatttcattctgtaatattaatttttttttatttagttatcatactttcatgacacgaccTTGTAgctagacccacatccaaggctcttgggtctggTGTTGCAACCAGACCCAAGGTTCTTGGGCCTGATGTTGCAGGCAAACCCACTTAAATTTGGgtcatacaagtttaatatttttattaatattaaaaatattattatttgtattataaatattgttattgatattataattaatattataaatattacttttgggtTAGATATTGTAGCCAAAACTAAGGCTCTTAAATCTAGCTTGTAGATAAATATAATGCTCttgaatcttaatttttttaatattttatatgctaaaaaaaaattgatcaaacgACACAGTACAGATCAcctaattgattgattgatgaaatgGGTGATGGTGAATAATATTTCCcgaatctttttttcttaatttaatgttaaaggtaaaaacaaaaaaataatacaaaatatatgggGCACGGCATGGACCAAAGCATGTCCAGGGAAGTATAGCCATGTGCAGTTGTGCACATAGCATGAACAGTCACATCATATTAACAACGGGTTCTATGCAACATTCACATGGTCTATTGCACACCTAGGGTGTAGTTCtactttaagaaaaattatggttatgccgatgttttatttattttatttttttatttttaaatattttagtgtgttgatgttaaaaataattttttaaaataaaaaaatattattttaatatattttaaaataaaataatattttaaacaataacAGATTATAATCGTCAACACACCACCGACAGGACAATTCTAATCCTTAATTACCAATAAAAAGACTTTGGCAATAGCTTAGCTCTCCACTTCAAGTAGTCATACACCCTACAAAGAAGATCAAGTCTCACATGGTAACAGTCAGCAAGCAGCTTGTGTATCAGCTAACCAGCTCCTATTTGACAGATAGATCACCAAAGTCTCATGTGCAGAACCCATCAAATTTACATGAACTTGATTGTCAATCATGCATGAGCCCCGTAGttgtaaaaaacaaaggaaaactaAAGTTGATGTCACCTAATTATATTCTGGCGAAGCATAGAGAATTAAACATTAGGGAGTGGGTAAGATCGCTCTATCCATAGACTACTGAAAGGAAAATAATGTTATAAATCTCTAATTTTACAACCTGCAGATGCAAGACTAGATCGTATGGTGAtaagaaatcaatcaaaaataaataggagATTCATGTGGGGCCAGAAAGTAGGTGCCCGGAAGCTGAAAAATCACTCTCACAACTTATTTTAAGAGGCATGATCTTCAGCATGATTACATATTCATTACTTGTGATGACAAATCGTAGAGTTTACTTTCAAGAATTAAATGAACTGGCCTTGCTTCATATTTAAAGAGGATTGCATGGGCATTTAGCGctcaaattgtgttatttttctctATGCTGTCCAAGAACATGCAATAAATTACAAGAGAATCAAAGGGTCATTAACTCTcagagaataatttattttctaagaaaCAGTGGAATAATTGAATCGGTACATGATTAACCAATAAACTATTCATAAGAGAAGACTATAACACCAACGAGCCATTTCTGCTCCTTATTATATAAATGCAAGATGGCTAAAACCCGCAGTAGACACGGAAGGTTCTTATTATATTCAATTCTGCGAGTATTCATACCTTGCAAGAAGATACACGTGAGACAAATAgtaggaaacaaaaacaaagggtgggatatatgaaagaaaaagattttccttttgtttctttcttcaacCTTCATCAACATTGTAATGGTGGAAAGGATTGAGTTAGTCCATAACCACAGTCCACAGATAGCAAAGCAATCTTCAACACTTGCATAATCATCAATTTTCCTATAGTAATTTACAAACTTGAGCTCGAAGAATTGCAGAAAACACAACAATCCAACATTATATGATTGATAATGCTTCCACTTTCGGCCTTGATCTTTCTGCTCTGCCTGTTCCATAAGTGAACTGCAAAACTTTCACTTTTAATCTGCTCAAGTTTTTTACGCAGCCATGTTGAATGGGCCTTACCTTCAGGCCCCTTAAAGAGACTTTTAATTCGACTCCAATTCACCGGATAAAATGCAGATGGAGGCAATACAGTGAAGTTAAACCCAGGcgttctattgactcttgaaaCAACTCTTGAAACCAGATAAGGACCGTTATGACCCCACTTGTTTCCATCGAATGTGAGTGCAAATTCTTCAATGAATTTGAAGAGTAAAGGATGCTTCTTGTCAAAAATCAACACGGCATTATTCAATCTGCTCCATTTCCCATTTTCAAGATCAATACTTTGTGCCCCTATAGCATTTCTCAATTTGGTAAGTGTCTTCAACACTATCACATCAGTGTCCATATAAATCCCACCAAACTTATACAGCAAAGCAAGCCTAAGCAAATTAGACATATTTTGACCCAAAGAAACTTCTCCAGGGCTAACATTCCCTTTCTTTAACCCTTTAAACCATTTCTCAGCATGAGTATCCTTGAATATATAATCAAAATCAGGCTTAATTGCAATCAATTTAAACCCTTTGTCAAGAAATGGCTTTAAAACAAGACTCCCACTTTCAGCCTCCATGGAATTGGAAACAATAACCAAACAAGCATATGGATGGGACTTGAACAAGCTCTCAATAGCAAACAACTCTCTATCACCAAATGGCTTCAAAGAAGAAATCCATGTCATAAAGAACCTAACCTTACAACCACGATTCCCAAGGAAGTCTCTTATTCTTGTCGAAAACTGTTTTGAATTGTCTCCAGAACTCAGCATTCTCTTCACAGCTTTGTATCCATGAGCCTTCTTTGGCTTCAAAACCACAGAATGATTAATTGGTGTCACTGAAATGGCTGGATTTTGCAAGAGAGGCAAAAGGGTCTTTAAAATAACTGATGGTGTGTCTTCTTTAACTGCATACATCACTGAAGATGGGAGCTTTTTAAGTGAATTTCCAGCAAGATTGGCCTTGGAGAAATTGGCGGGTTCTGGCTGAGGTTTGGAGGGAAAGGGAAGGTGAACGTAGAAAACAGCGAAACCATTGTACAAAAGTAGGAGAAAGAATATAAGAGCAAGGAGTGAAGTTGGTAAGCAAATGAGAGAGGCAAAGATtgatctttttatgttttgcaaCTGTTTAACACAGACAAAACAATTCTGTTTAAGCTTGGTGATCTGGTGGTACATGGTGTTTATTAGTAGCTAAAATGTGGCTTTGGGTTTTGGTTCTGGTTCTGGTTCATTTATGAGTCAATAAGAGCCTGAGAgttgcagagagagagagagtgagagagaataaattttaatggaGGCGgcaaaaaatcaatcaaagaaatatttttcgTGTTGTGTGCTTTGGCATTGGGAACCAAAAAGATAGTCTAGAGGAAGTGGGAGTGGCCAGTTCACTTCACTGACAAAAgtgaagagagagagggagagatatgCAAGCTTCTCTTTGCTTCGGTTTGGTTTATGAACTTGAAAGTTGACTCCCATTTTGAAACAGGatcattgtttatatatatatatatattgcggttaaattatatttttaaaaccttttgattttgttttagtttctaaattggttttttcatggttttaaattgttttgatatattgatgtcaataataaatttaaaaaaataaaaaatattattttaatatattttcaaacaaaaaacattttaaaaaaacaaactctatCACTTTCTAATATGCACtcttggtattttttaaaagtatttttgtttgaaaatgtatcaaattgatttattttagtattttttgatgattttgatgtattgatgtcaaaaattacaaaaaaatttaaaaatatcattttaatttatttttaaataaaaaaattattttaaaaaatacttttcactgTAATCTCAAACACAAACTCACTACCAATCCTATTTTAACTTTTTGAAGTATTAAAATAGATAAtacttatttattatataatatgtaTGGAAAGTTAACtttaatacacacacacttCCTGGATTTATGACCGTACCGAAACgatcttttcaattaaaattgtgATTGCGTTCCCTAATCTTGTAATATCTTACATGTTTTTCATTCAATCTTCTTGCCCTTTCATgagattttatttcttaaaaagataaataactatattaatataaaaatttaaatttttaaataatatttaaaaatataatttatattattctttaatataaaaataataagatttaaattcgATCaacaagattttaatattatatacatTATCAACCAAAAatcttaagtttttaaataaaaaactaaaatataatttatatcattctATAATAAGATTTACCGCTGAAATcttcaacttttaaaaataaaaataaaaagaattcttaGATTATAATATAAGGATTTAGTTGGAAATTAAATCTTGGATTATAATACAAGGATTTTGTTCGCAAAATTAAGCTtctgtaaaattatatttagattttcTTAAGAGATTCAAAATTCAGCTGTAATCAATCAAAGCCTGGAATGCCTCCAAATTAAACATAGaagttgttcttcaaactattttgttattttttcaatttttttatttgtttaggaactttattatttttcatttatttttttttaagttagttttttttaatatatatatttattttttagcatccTTCTTAAACTCTAAGTTCCTAGATTCacattttaaagtatatttaatGTAACCTCGTCGTCTCTTTAAAAACCATATGTAATGGGTAGTAGGTggactatttttaattttttataaccaGATAATACTAACTAATCAAGTATAGGCacaggaaaaatattatttttttatatttattaatactagattatataattttattttattttgcattttgatcctttttcattctttaattattaattttttttaatttagtttttatatgatatgtttataaagatttagaattgataatttattttaatttatcttttatatggttattgcagtatacaaaaatatcaagttgatatcataaaaatatctttatattacgatataatttattttaaaaaaaataattaaataaaaaatatttttaaaaaaattaagttattaaattttttaaaatcaatgactCAATTTAAAGTTTGATGCAAGCAAGACGGATAAAACTAGTTTACTGTGCAGGAAAAAGAGAAGCTTTTAAGAGAAAGCAAGCACTCCTAATCGGCTGTTGCAAGCTCAGGGCGAGGGATGACGCTCAATTTTACTGTCgagtaggttttttttaattgaatttgattatataattttttatttttttattatatagttaaaaaataattttaaaaaatatattattaatttttagaaaattcatGGGCTTGTCGACGGGTTTGAtgagtttaatttgttttttaattttattgtttttattttatcattcgatATTGAgctgaattaaatttcataatttattttattttactttgtatGAGATTAttatagtcttaaaaaaaaatcttattattaGTTTGATACTCGATTTTGCGAtcgtttatttttatcatcatacagttcaataaaaaacagtttagaagaaaacaagttattaatcaTAATAGAGTCCATTACCTGGTTTGTGGGTTTGACATGTTGACCCAGGTTACTCGATTCATAAGTTTAGCGAGTTTACCCATCAaacctgtatatatatatatatattttgatcctataatttttctaattgttttaattttattttactcttcttcaatattggattggatGGGAAAAgaaattcatggtttttttttttttactttctataggatatcatgatctcaaataaccatttttttttttagtgctaGATTTTACAagcatctaattttattataagtttaaataaaaataatttataaaaataacaaagttattaaattcatgacTCGTGTTGTAGGGTGACCGAGATCGATCCAATATGAtattgtctcaatattaaaaaaaatattatcttaatttttttttaaaagctatgtCATGTTCTTACCTCtcattcaagttgtttttggatccattaaattgaatgattCATTTTGGATCAGCTCCCATGCAGTTTACTTTGAAACTTGAGGTAGACAAGAAGTCGAGTTTGCAGGTTTCAAGATCGAATCGAttgattggatttaataatactactaaaaaaatctctatactcttaatattttttaaaaattaataataataataataataataataattcgaCCCCAAACAATGCGCTGGAGAATACACTAACGCACCATCTGTAACAAGACATGATCTCGTTATCATACAATTAATGTTCCACGTTATCTAGATGGAGCTTATTTTGGCTGTTCCATTTCTTAATCAGTTGTCAGCACATTACAGCTAATTCCTCAAAATTGTTTATGCAGGGCAGATTCCAATCCTGAGCTTAGCTGCCATGCCATGCCATGCCAAGCTCTACTGAGCCAAGCCTCAGAAATTCTAGTACTGATATTCCTTCAAGTTAAACAGAGCAAAAAAGACGTTTCTTTTTCCtgtattctttttgttttttggatggTATACTTAAGAGTATAGTACTGTATTCATGGACATGCAGTataaaacatagttttaaaCCTTTCATGCCCAGATAGATTGATTCAAGAAATTCAAGATTTGAAACCtgatttgaattatatataattaattcacatgatcaagttttttttatatttgattgacttggacaaatttaatttaaatttaatatcaattgaaaaataaaaaaataaaaacctgctattttaataaaataaaaaaaacggtTGACTCGAACTGGTGCAGTAATTTGGTGATGCAAGTCTTTTAAAAGGTCAGTTCCAGATCGAAAATGACAATTAATTATGGCAGGAGGCATTATCTCATCGTTCAGTATACTCTCTCGGAGATTCAACAATCactagtttttttggttttgccaACTATATATGATAATTACCACGGTACCGtaattataacttatttttttatccgacaaattaaaaacttatatatatatatatatatatatatatatatagtcacgCACTAGGTGGGGTGGTTTTACTGTAGTTGAGCACTGTTTACAAACTCATGtggatttattgtttattttctaataattcattttggtatttaaagttttattttatgttatttaattcTAATTGGACTTATGATTTCTTAGTCAATgatgaaatgaaattgaaagaaaagggcCCAAAATTAAAAAGGCACTAGAAAAGGGTGGCGTGCTAGagattatatgaaaaataaacttaggTTCTTGATCTTTAAAAATGACACAATTAAGACATTTTAGGttcctttatttaaaaaaaaaacacttttgatacacatgtttatttatgttattttttagtttctggttagagagagaagaaagaaagggattaCTGGATTCCGATGATGAGAGAAAAAGTCATCTTTCACCCCAATTCCAGCCACCAAAATGAGTTTATTGGTGTCCACAAGTTCCTCAGTCATGGTGATTGTTTGAAGCTTCAATGTTGCATGAAAAACCAGATTGAAGTCGAGAAAGTCAAAACTAACTCAGTTTGATTTCAAGTAGTTGGGCTATTTTTTGAGTATTTGGAGTTGATGGAATGATTTGTTAGTGTTTAAAGGGTGTTGATGACGTGTTTTTGAGttgaaataacttaaaaatttgtttttttttttccgccaAAAGAGTTGCTGCCCTGATTGGTGGCCAAAATATGGGCTTGTAGATGACATGTCGACTGCCTTGATAGGCGGCACGTGACAtgcttatttctttttcaaaaaaatagagGCGTCTTCCACCTTCttatgaaattttgaaaaaaaaaaaccaaggctAGGCCCGTAACCCTGGGCTTGAAGGCCCACCAACACTCCTAGGCTCTTCATTCCAGTAGTCAGGCGCGCCTAGTCTAGATctttttggcctttttttttctctttttaggtCGAGTAAAAATTTAAGGGAAAATGAATCTAGTTGAGTTCATGCTCCAAGTCAcaggtttgatgagttaaaCCACAACAcccaagctattttttttttctaatatttctttttttaactaatatattttttaatatgtattttttaaaataatttttaaatttatgtttcaattaatatctctcattgtgatttgtttttgtttatttagcatttttggatacacaatgttttttttatggtgttgtgcgtatttaatttttgaaaagattattctacattatctataatttttcttttatcttttgtatacaagaaatttatttagataatatttttaatatgtgcaatcttgcatgatatttttcacacttttattttatttaatcaatttaatatgagtgtctatttttaatatcaaatcaatttaaacaaattcaGTACACACAATTGCGTAAATGTCCTGTCTTGCAAGATTAATTATCTTGATCTATACATGTTTCTTGATTTgtccagttttatttttagttatcgttaataatttttttttttatgtttattaatatacatagttctcaatttatttgattacatgtatgcatgagctttttaatttaatacttaaaaaaaatttacgtaCAAAAATACATCGAAAAAGACTgcatatacaatttttttatataaaaaaatatccagtcCGCGGCGGAGCACAGGTTAAATAGCTAGTATAAGTTAAAGCTGAAGGCAAATCTTTGCCCttctaaaaaaaccaatagccTTTGCGTCAATggtattttagtctttttaCACAATACATCAATCATTAAAGATTTGTGCGGGGGAGAAATTTTCACCTTTTTTAACTATAGTTGAATGACCGAATTACCCTTCATGTCAAAATTTCTAAAACAAGGTAAGAGGggtattttggtctttttatttttaaaaatacagtagATCTACAATTTTGcctcaagaataaaaaaaaaattaagccatACGTGGAGTGACATTTCTATCTTTTCACATAGTTTGTGGTAAATTCCAGGAGTATCGGGGTACTTTCATCTTTTTAgtttcatgaattattttttaatataaaaaattgttgtcATGTGTAGTGTACTTGTCCATGCACTTTGGACAGCGCATGCAGTGCCTCCTGTTGGCTGAAATTATCCTTTTGTCATATCATTGGATGTGTCGCTACGTCCTTTTCTTGGTGGCGCAACACGTGACGGCAGAGGTGGAGTGATTTATTGCTTGTGGgcctttcatatttttttttcttttctctttcctccccTAAAAATTGTAGACTgatccttttttgttttaacatttcaactttagtttttattcttttgatttctaatttttgttcctgaccctttttataaaaaaaatatttgttttcaatttcgtcattcaatcccaatttatcatatatatatatatatatatatatatatatatatatatatatatatatatatatatatatatatataatttggtccttattcttttaatttataattttttcccttgaccattttatagaagttttattaatttttaatttcatcattcaatccaaatttatggtatattattttttacaatttgatcctaattcttttgatttttttatccttttgttaatgttattagtcttttcaatttaaccatcaaatcaaaaatttatttttccctctaatttatttttattttgattttaacccttattcttttaattgttattttttttattttgaatcttctagagtgatttttttttctttttgtcagcATTTTATTTCTTAGGGATTGAGTTTTGCAATTTTTCCATGCATGGTATTTTCGATCTGATGACTTAGGTCACAAGTTAGAAAAGTTATCAGGgattgacatcttttttttggctgattttcttttccaatttcttcttgacattttttaataaaaaaatagctttgtgattttttttaattccttttctaTTATGTTATCCTGACTTCCTGATATAGGACATGAGTTTAAGAGGTTAATCTAAACTAACTCGCTCTTAATTCCTAGATTACATATCTATCATGCTAGTTTAGGTTCacttacattgttttttttttcttttttaattttatttcatcatttcatatttaattatttgaaaattgaacatatttttttttcactcttggATAAAGTTTTTCCCaagttttacttttttaattgctCAGGATTAtaatgttattgaatttttcttctttctttagaaGGCGCCAGCTACGTAGTTTATTCGATTATCGGAAGAGAAATATCTAGTACAAGGATTCCCTCAGATCAGGAGGGACACCCTGACTTTCAGACCGATAATGTTGATTGCCGCTGGGACAGCAATGCTTGAGCTTTAATGGACTAATTACATGGAcgaagaaaagagagaatctATTTAAGAAagcaaaattatgaaaaaagaaagaacaaaaagaaaataccaTGCACGTCGTcacagtaaattaaaaattttcaatatattttacttaGTAATCAGTATAATCTAATACAAGTTAAAAAGAgggatattttgataaaattaaatatttcaacaaagttaatatttttatatatagttatgaaTAAATAAGGGAAGGGTGCTCGAGATGGTTTGACCATGCCCAACGTAGAACACCGGAGGCTAGATCGGAGAAGTTAGAAGTTGACAATGATAGAGACAGAGAAGTAACCTACATTATCGTGGATGGAAGTGATATCAACGtatttaaaatcttttgatGTTGAGATGGATTTGGTGTATTATTGCATGGAATGACGTAAAAGGATCCATATAGCTTACCCCACCCAATTAGGGATCGAGGCTTGGTAGCTTGGTGCCAAagttctcttcctcctctattCACCCTCTTGTTCTTTCTTTATTGCTTTAATATGCTGCTGCCACAGTGCTGCGAGCTAGCGATGCAATCCTTTTCTTCTAAAACAAATACTGTAAAACCTCAATTCAGCTGACCCCTAACCAGGAATGTTTTGTGggacattaataaaaaaaatttccaaaatcaGTATCACTGTTTTTTCTTGAGCACCACAGATTAAAATTCTCAAGACGCTGCAAGTCTTGTAAAAGTTCTCAAATAACCTTTCACAAACCGTTATTCTCAGAATACAATCATTTGGGAGAAGAGTCCTAACCATTTTAGCTGT
The DNA window shown above is from Populus trichocarpa isolate Nisqually-1 chromosome 4, P.trichocarpa_v4.1, whole genome shotgun sequence and carries:
- the LOC7494355 gene encoding uncharacterized protein At4g19900, with translation MYHQITKLKQNCFVCVKQLQNIKRSIFASLICLPTSLLALIFFLLLLYNGFAVFYVHLPFPSKPQPEPANFSKANLAGNSLKKLPSSVMYAVKEDTPSVILKTLLPLLQNPAISVTPINHSVVLKPKKAHGYKAVKRMLSSGDNSKQFSTRIRDFLGNRGCKVRFFMTWISSLKPFGDRELFAIESLFKSHPYACLVIVSNSMEAESGSLVLKPFLDKGFKLIAIKPDFDYIFKDTHAEKWFKGLKKGNVSPGEVSLGQNMSNLLRLALLYKFGGIYMDTDVIVLKTLTKLRNAIGAQSIDLENGKWSRLNNAVLIFDKKHPLLFKFIEEFALTFDGNKWGHNGPYLVSRVVSRVNRTPGFNFTVLPPSAFYPVNWSRIKSLFKGPEGKAHSTWLRKKLEQIKSESFAVHLWNRQSRKIKAESGSIINHIMLDCCVFCNSSSSSL